Proteins co-encoded in one Salvia splendens isolate huo1 chromosome 4, SspV2, whole genome shotgun sequence genomic window:
- the LOC121800354 gene encoding uncharacterized protein LOC121800354: MSDQSRPSLWRVLSDTSRIISSNSLHFAALSLLFIFPISLFNIIHTLIQPPSPFNSHYRRLLSTVDSTSQGQIPSFDKSQLIYFLLILIFHLFSVSSVTHSIFHAFHKNPIKISSSLKSILSSFLPLLATKLAYFVIFVAISFGFGIFIGVVLLGMTVIGMETDPTAKSFMAVVFMMMILLVAVLVYIGVKWCLVDAIVVVESKYGFAPFDRSSSLVKGMGSLAFQIIALLAILQWIMSGWFSVLAGGVAARTSDGVCSGGVAVQMVVYAILSTAVALFGPAATAVLFIHCKALNGELEELKFDKLGEVYVQLTQDDVADKV, translated from the coding sequence ATGTCAGACCAAAGCCGGCCAAGCCTGTGGAGAGTCCTCTCCGACACCTCACGCATAATCAGCTCCAACTCCCTCCACTTCGCCGCCCTTTCTCTCCTCTTCATCTTCCCCATCTCTCTCTTCAACATCATCCACACTTTGATTCAGCCGCCATCTCCCTTCAATTCCCACTACCGCCGCCTCCTCTCCACCGTCGATTCCACCTCCCAAGGCCAAATCCCCTCATTCGACAAATCCCAACTCATCTACTTCCTACTCATCCTCATCTTCCACCTCTTCTCCGTCTCCTCCGTCACCCACTCCATCTTCCATGCCTTCCACAAAAACCCCATCAAAATCTCATCCTCTCTCAAATCCATCCTCTCCTCCTTCCTTCCCCTCCTCGCCACCAAGCTCGCCTACTTCGTAATCTTCGTGGCTATTTCCTTCGGCTTCGGAATCTTCATCGGTGTCGTTTTGTTAGGCATGACGGTTATAGGGATGGAGACCGACCCCACCGCAAAATCCTTCATGGCCGTCGTTTTCATGATGATGATTCTGCTGGTCGCGGTGTTGGTCTACATTGGGGTGAAGTGGTGCTTGGTGGATGCGATCGTCGTCGTCGAGTCCAAGTACGGCTTCGCGCCGTTCGACCGGAGCTCCAGTCTCGTCAAGGGGATGGGGAGCTTGGCGTTCCAGATCATCGCGCTGCTGGCGATTCTTCAATGGATTATGTCGGGGTGGTTCTCGGTTTTGGCCGGCGGCGTTGCAGCAAGAACAAGTGACGGCGTATGCAGCGGCGGCGTGGCTGTTCAGATGGTTGTTTACGCTATTTTGTCGACGGCGGTGGCGCTCTTCGGCCCGGCTGCAACAGCGGTGTTGTTTATCCATTGCAAAGCGTTGAATGGGGAATTGGAGGAATTGAAGTTTGACAAGTTGGGGGAGGTTTATGTCCAATTGACTCAAGATGATGTTGCTGACAAGGTCTAG
- the LOC121798066 gene encoding uncharacterized protein LOC121798066: MSPDRPNLWRILSDTSALISAHSLHFTALSILFLFPSSFAAVVYSLLSLPNNPLQTLHLRLQSTFSAADYQIPAVGASHLLVSLISLIFTICATASISSSTFNAFYGKPVELATALKSAIVKFLPLLATTLAVQIVIALIVSVFLGFVAITSNGIADLYNQYYLAIVIAVAVLMVALMFYLQIEWSLSNAVVVLESDWGFAALKRSSYLVKGARGVMFSFLLFFLILAGVFVICFFKYVMIEYGSGADAWNCWLVLKIAAFAVFSSLLSLYSVAALTVFFIYCKASRHELHFEIDAPNGKLADDYVTLPYHVIV, from the coding sequence ATGTCGCCCGACCGCCCAAACCTATGGCGAATACTCTCCGACACCTCCGCCCTAATCAGCGCCCACTCCCTCCATTTCACGGCGCTCTcaatcctcttcctcttcccctCTTCCTTCGCCGCCGTCGTCTATTCCCTACTCTCCCTCCCCAATAACCCACTCCAAACCCTCCACCTCCGTCTCCAATCCACCTTCTCCGCCGCGGACTACCAAATTCCGGCTGTCGGAGCATCCCACCTCCTCGTCTCCCTCATCTCCCTCATCTTCACCATCTGCGCCACCGCTTCCATCTCCAGCAGCACCTTCAACGCCTTCTACGGAAAGCCCGTGGAGCTCGCCACTGCCCTAAAATCCGCCATCGTCAAGTTCCTCCCGCTCCTCGCAACCACTCTCGCCGTCCAGATCGTAATCGCACTGATAGTCTCCGTCTTCCTAGGGTTTGTGGCCATCACCAGCAACGGAATCGCCGATTTGTACAATCAATACTATCTGGCGATTGTCATCGCGGTGGCGGTGCTAATGGTGGCGCTGATGTTCTACTTGCAGATCGAGTGGAGCCTGTCGAACGCGGTGGTGGTGCTGGAGTCGGATTGGGGATTCGCCGCGCTGAAGCGGAGCTCCTATCTGGTGAAGGGGGCGAGGGGCGTCATGTTCTCGTTCCTGCTCTTCTTCCTGATTTTGGCGGGCGTTTTTGTCATTTGCTTTTTCAAATATGTGATGATTGAGTATGGGAGCGGCGCCGATGCCTGGAATTGTTGGTTGGTTTTGAAGATTGCTGCTTTTGCTGTTTTTTCCTCCCTATTGTCGCTCTATAGCGTGGCTGCTCTCACCGTTTTCTTCATCTACTGCAAAGCTTCCCGCCATGAGTTGCACTTTGAGATTGATGCCCCAAATGGAAAGCTTGCTGATGACTATGTGACCTTGCCTTACCATGTTATTGTGTGA
- the LOC121798065 gene encoding probable protein S-acyltransferase 22, with protein sequence MRKHGWQLPYHPLQVVAVAVFLALGFAFYVFFAPFVGRQLFQYIAMGIYTPLLACAFGLYIWCAGADPADTGVFKSKKYLKVLDNKEHNKQNTCKHGGESTSSAVDGNAAAVEGEANEKGRNDVESAADRNTEAEKNDSSPRRSVCSVGLLALLPCAYFCTSHEESSEHQSEDGMFYCSLCEVEVFKYSKHCRVCDKCVDRFDHHCRWLNNCIGKKNYRKFFTLMVSALLLLIIQWSTGILVLILCFLKRKEFATDISSKLGSSFSVVPFVIVVAVCTILAMIATLPLSQLFFFHILLIKKGISTYDYIIALREQDQLGGGQQSPQMSPVSSITGLSSASSFNTFHRAAWCTPPRLFVEDQYDVVPPDNGSVSSLRKRTMVEEQTKKKNPAAVKISPWTLARLNAEEVSKAAAEARKKSKILRPVVRHESNCYAHETDSSFGSSGRNTALRHDSGKKRGSRRIRLPTDMPLQSLSKLQTFDAQNSRDRHHHPTSTSLAPLQLEARSDFRGMPAVNVASSPESSSLDSPDIHPFRVSSSGAEEGRRLGGLSATALAAQKDIPLSRSTSDGYDASGGEDSDRVPMRFLHRPNNWNNMLFGSEAERSSSSRFIAPTSSTFSSHRNL encoded by the exons ATGAGAAAGCACGGCTGGCAGCTTCCTTACCACCCACTCCAG GTGGTCGCCGTTGCTGTATTTCTGGCATTGGGGTTTGCTTTCTATGTGTTCTTTGCCCCTTTTGTTGGAAGACAATTGTTTCAATACATTGCGATGGGGATTTACACTCCTCTT CTAGCATGCGCGTTTGGTCTATACATTTGGTGCGCTGGCGCTGATCCTGCTGATACCGGCGTCTTCAAGTCAAAAAAATATCTTAAGGTCCTCGATAACAAAGAGCATAACAAGCAGAACACGTGTAAGCATGGTGGAGAGTCAACTTCCTCTGCCGTAGATGGCAATGCTGCAGCTGTTGAAGGGGAAGCTAATGAAAAAGGAAGAAATGATGTTGAATCAGCAGCTGATAGGAACACTGAAGCTGAAAAGAACGATTCCTCACCGCGTAGGAGCGTGTGCAGTGTGGGGTTGTTGGCTTTACTGCCTTGTGCCTACTTTTGCACCTCGCACGAAGAGTCCTCTGAGCATCAGAGTGAAGATGGGATGTTCTACTGTAGTTTGTGTGAAGTTGAG GTTTTCAAGTACAGCAAGCATTGTAGGGTTTGTGACAAGTGTGTTGACCGATTCGATCATCATTGCCGG TGGCTAAACAATTGCATAGGCAAAAAGAATTACAGGAAGTTTTTTACTCTTATGGTGTCGGCACTTCTCCTG CTTATTATTCAATGGTCGACTGGAATCCTCGTACTCATCCTGTGTTTTCTTAAGAGGAAAGAATTTGCTACCGACATCAGCTCTAAGCTAGGAAGCAGTTTTTCCGTTGTCCCTTTTGTAATTGTTGTG GCAGTGTGCACTATATTGGCCATGATAGCAACTCTGCCTCTTTCTCAGCTATTCTTCTTTCACATCCTTTTGATCAAGAAG GGAATCAGCACATATGATTACATTATAGCTCTAAGGGAGCAAGATCAATTAGGTGGCGGTCAACAAAGCCCTCAAATGTCACCCGTAAGCTCCATTACAGGTTTAAGTAGTGCCAGCTCCTTCAATACTTTCCATCGGGCGGCATGGTGCACCCCACCACGTCTGTTTGTTGAGGATCAG TATGATGTTGTACCTCCCGACAATGGTTCTGTGAGCTCACTCAGGAAGAGGACAATGGTGGAAGAACAAACCAAGAAAAAGAACCCTGCAGCGGTGAAGATCAGCCCGTGGACTCTAGCTCGTTTAAATGCAGAGGAAGTTTCGAAGGCTGCTGCAGAGGCAAGAAAGAAGTCCAAGATACTAAGGCCCGTGGTAAGGCATGAGTCCAACTGCTATGCTCATGAAACAGACAGTAGTTTCGGCAGTAGTGGCCGGAACACGGCTCTTAGGCATGACAGCGGTAAGAAACGAGGGAGCAGGCGCATCCGCCTACCCACAGACATGCCTCTTCAATCTCTATCGAAGCTTCAAACTTTTGATGCCCAAAATAGTAGAGATCGTCATCATCATCCCACATCAACCAGCTTGGCTCCTCTGCAGCTCGAAGCCCGGAGTGATTTCCGTGGAATGCCAGCTGTGAATGTGGCTTCCTCGCCTGAGAGCAGTAGCCTAGATTCCCCCGACATTCATCCTTTCCGGGTCTCCTCATCCGGAGCTGAAGAGGGGAGGAGGCTAGGAGGGCTTTCTGCTACCGCCCTGGCGGCTCAGAAGGACATCCCGTTGTCAAGATCGACTAGCGATGGATACGATGCTTCGGGCGGTGAAGACAGCGACAGAGTGCCTATGAGGTTTCTGCATAGGCCTAACAATTGGAACAACATGCTGTTTGGGTCTGAAGCAGAGAGAAGTAGCTCATCAAGATTCATTGCACCGACATCGTCGACCTTCTCGAGTCATAGGAATCTTTGA